Genomic segment of Fibrobacter sp.:
TATATAATCTTTTTGTCAATCCGGAAATCGACCTGGAAAAAGGGGTCGTTACGGGCACTGTTCTCTCTCCCCATCTTGGGTTCATAGATGCGGTTAGTAATATTAAACACCCGGTCAGCAACTGGTGTAAATGGATTGCCGCTGACATAACGCACTTTTGCACCTGCCTGCCACTCCTTTGGCAGTTTATAACTGAGAATAAGCTGGAGATTATGGGTCTGATCACGGGTATATGGAATATACCTGTTCTCCCTCCGGCTCCAGCGTTCACTTCTGGACAAAGTATAAGCAATCCATCCGAAGAACCGCTCGCTTTGTTCGTGACGGAGCATTAATTCCAGTCCATACATGCGAGCCCGTCCCCAATCCAGAAAACCGGGAGTGCTTTGGTCATTAAGCATATCAGTAGGTGTGGCCAGCTCAGGAATGTCCCACTGCGTGTTACGATATATCTGCACATCGGCATAGAGCAGATCAGAAATCTTCCACTGATATCCACCTGTAATATGGCTGGCTTTTGTCGCCGGAAGCATGGGGTTACCTACAGTGTCATGGATTGTAAAACCCATTGGCTGCGGAGTCTGGCTGTAGGAACCAACAGCCGCTTTAAAGGAATGCCGGGAATTTAACTTGTAACCGGCTGAAAGGCGCACTGATGGCTCCCCACTGGGCCCTTTTTCATTGTCAATTTTCCGGTAATCCCAGAACTCGGGCACTATCGACCCCCTGTAAAGCAGTTCCGGGTAGTAATCATATCTGAGTCCGGGAATTATATACAGATCGGGAATCGGGTTGTATTCAAGCTGTAAATATGGACCGATAAGGCCGAATGTCGTTTTCATCGTATCCCGGAAAAATGTCTTGTCGGTTCTTGGAAAGACAGCATAGTGATAATAGGGTTGCAGCCATAGATCAGTTCCGGTGGTCAGCTTAATCTGAGGAGATATTTTACACGACGCCTCGGCACGGAGCAGATACTCCCACGCCTTATAAGTCCATTTGGCGTACCCGAAAATGGATCCAAGTCCCTCTCTTTGCACCACAGCAGCCCTCAAGCTGTTCACCCACCTCCCCGCACTGAAATCCCATCCCAACGTAGCCATATTGAATGCATTGACATTTTCCAGCCTGTCAACCATCTGATCGACTTCACTGCTTCCACCCCTCATAAAGGGCACAATCATCTTAAGTTCATCCTTGGAACCAAAAAGAGTCATGAAAAGCTTGTTTCCCGCATCGAGATCCACATCCGCCCTGACAGTGTAATCGTAATAATAAGGGACAACACTTATAGGCATGTTAAGTTTATCACCGATCTTTTTAACCACAACCCCCAGAATATCCCCGAAATAGCTTCTTCGCACATTGGCAAGTATTCCACCCCTGGATCCTATCGGTCCCTCTGCGAAAAAAGTGGCATCAAACAGATTTACATCGGCAAATCCCTTTGCCCTCTGCCTGTCGGCATTTCTGCTCTGAAGCTCAATGACTCCCGCAACTGAATTACCATACCGTGAACTGTACCCTCCTGGATAAAGATCAACCGATTCCAGAGCCTCGGAATTGTATGTGGATTTAATCCCACCGAAATGGTAAAGCATCGGTATCGATACCCCGTCAAGATAAAACTTCGAATCCCAGGTAGGTGCACCCCTCACTCTGATAGAGCCCCCTCCAAATGAGGAGCGCCCCACCCCGGGAAGCGCCTGTACCACTTTCACCGCATCTCCAGAGAAACCGGGGATTTTCCTCACCTCTCCTCTGGAAAGGGATCTTCTGGAAAC
This window contains:
- a CDS encoding TonB-dependent receptor; this encodes MRSLLCVFLLAGFAFQDVYSGTEPGVESSIDMADSSEKESFILEKEPELIEFVKLEYPSVLSRKGIEGTVTVDLLVNENGDVDSVALINGVHPELDRAVMDAVRRFRFSPAEADGKKVPVIITYQYTVALEDVLEGVGENVNFTGFLYERGTRTPVTDADVAVFFTDTLADSSLNVPFSVYINQIGRLSGQSLEQGSITTVSDSSGKFSFKSLPCGPVRVRVSAAGCEPFEMRDTVACGEVTEVVYRLQRTSYSDLEIVVYGRTESREVSRRSLSRGEVRKIPGFSGDAVKVVQALPGVGRSSFGGGSIRVRGAPTWDSKFYLDGVSIPMLYHFGGIKSTYNSEALESVDLYPGGYSSRYGNSVAGVIELQSRNADRQRAKGFADVNLFDATFFAEGPIGSRGGILANVRRSYFGDILGVVVKKIGDKLNMPISVVPYYYDYTVRADVDLDAGNKLFMTLFGSKDELKMIVPFMRGGSSEVDQMVDRLENVNAFNMATLGWDFSAGRWVNSLRAAVVQREGLGSIFGYAKWTYKAWEYLLRAEASCKISPQIKLTTGTDLWLQPYYHYAVFPRTDKTFFRDTMKTTFGLIGPYLQLEYNPIPDLYIIPGLRYDYYPELLYRGSIVPEFWDYRKIDNEKGPSGEPSVRLSAGYKLNSRHSFKAAVGSYSQTPQPMGFTIHDTVGNPMLPATKASHITGGYQWKISDLLYADVQIYRNTQWDIPELATPTDMLNDQSTPGFLDWGRARMYGLELMLRHEQSERFFGWIAYTLSRSERWSRRENRYIPYTRDQTHNLQLILSYKLPKEWQAGAKVRYVSGNPFTPVADRVFNITNRIYEPKMGRENSARNDPFFQVDFRIDKKIIYDKWMMSFYLDLQNVLWFMYKSPELTIYNYDYTEQISVTSPFIPSFGLKVEF